In the Candidatus Hydrogenedentota bacterium genome, one interval contains:
- a CDS encoding anaerobic ribonucleoside-triphosphate reductase activating protein → MNIAGFQRLSTVDWPGCVSAVVFTPDCTMNCAYCHNRILLDGVRSPRIAEVGVLAMLERRRGFLDGLVLTGGEPTIQAGLESFIRTVRRLGFAIKLDTNGTRPEVLKRLIEQDLLDYVAMDVKAPYPLYEEVCGGPVELDAVKASIGCLLEGSLPYEFRTTVLPYFQPEHIAAIARAIRGAERYVLQQFRPDKEIVLRDHRLAEPPHSAEWFAARVAELRCELSDVSTRGIDLRAANTA, encoded by the coding sequence GTGAACATTGCCGGATTCCAGAGACTGTCGACGGTAGACTGGCCGGGATGCGTCTCGGCCGTCGTGTTCACGCCTGACTGTACCATGAATTGCGCCTATTGCCACAACCGCATCTTGCTGGATGGCGTCCGGAGCCCTCGTATCGCCGAGGTTGGTGTCCTGGCCATGCTTGAACGCCGCAGGGGATTTCTCGACGGTCTGGTCCTTACAGGCGGCGAACCCACCATCCAAGCCGGCCTCGAGAGCTTCATTCGAACGGTACGCCGTCTCGGGTTTGCCATAAAACTCGATACCAACGGCACCCGCCCCGAGGTGTTGAAACGCCTCATCGAGCAGGACCTTCTCGATTATGTCGCCATGGACGTCAAAGCGCCGTATCCTCTCTACGAGGAGGTCTGCGGCGGTCCTGTCGAGCTGGATGCCGTGAAAGCGAGCATCGGCTGTCTGCTCGAGGGGTCCCTTCCCTATGAATTCCGCACCACGGTGCTGCCGTATTTCCAGCCGGAGCACATCGCAGCCATTGCGCGCGCTATCCGCGGGGCGGAACGGTACGTTCTTCAGCAATTCCGCCCCGACAAAGAGATCGTCCTCCGCGATCACCGGCTTGCCGAACCGCCTCATTCCGCGGAGTGGTTTGCTGCCCGTGTCGCTGAACTTCGCTGCGAGCTTAGCGATGTTTCGACGCGCGGGATCGACCTCCGCGCCGCAAATACCGCCTGA